The Pseudomonadota bacterium genomic interval TAGTTCATTACCTACACTTCGACGTATCGCCAAGAGGAGTCCACCAAAATTATTCATCATTTGTGCGGCTTTGTCGGCGGTGGCCGATCCGTCTGACTGCGAATAAAGAAACTGCAAGAATCGATTATAAGATCTAACAACATCATCGGACGCAAACAAAGACAATTTGAAAACAGCTTTACGGTATAACGGCGACAATATTTTCTCTTGTACTACTTGTTCCTTCGTTTTACCTTTAAATGATTTGTCATGCACAAAACCCTCGTCTTTGGTAAATATAATGATGAAAGGCTCCAGAATATCATTGTAAACGACAAGTCTATCCTCCCTGAGTTCCTCTTCTAGTTTACGAGCCCTTTCCTGCAACCGATTCTCGGTTTCACTAGTGCTATCTATACGTCTTTTTATTGCCCAACCCACCGCTGTGAAGATCGCCAGCAGAACCGGTGTAGCTATTGATCCAATTGCGGTTAGAATCTCCAATGTTGTTTCCGGTTGTGTATTCATCACTTCCTCCTGTTCGTGTTCTAGAGAATACATTTGTCCACACGTTTGTATCTGGAACCTCCTGGAAAGAACCAGAACGGGAAATGGGGTCAAGACCCATCAGATGTTATATGGATGCAGCGGGTGCTTGCCAATAGTCGCGATTCAGATGAAGAAAGTGACATGTGATGGAACCCGAATCCACCGTTACACTCACGCCGCATAGTCCCTCTCATACAGATACCTCTGGAAGTCCGAGAACACCCGCCCGATCTCGTTCGGGTCGCAAAAGTACCAAGAGCCTCTCCGCTCTCTCCCTCGCGGCTGTGAGCTTCGCCTCCAGCTCGTAGCAGACGGACATTAGCTGATCGACCCTGGCGACGATGCGTTGCTGCTCGGCGAAAGGAGGTAAGGGGAAAAGCAGTTTCCCCAAAATCGACTGAGTAAGGAAAAGACGAGTCGATCCAAAACACAGCTTAGCCAGCTGTGCATCAATCGATTTGGTGCCCTTGAACAATAGGCAAAAGAAGTCCGGTGAAATCAGTGCCCGGTTCAAAGATACTTTCATGAGGTTAGTAGAAAGAAGCCCGTCTGGAATATCATCAGGTAAACGGCAAAGCTCGCCAACAGTTCCTGAACGAGAAACGATGATATCTCCAGCTTTCACAGAAAAGGACGACAACTCGATCGCTTTACTTGAATCTACAAATATCTTGTTTTTCCCTGTGAAAGATCCCCTCTTGCTGATGGTCTCGATCCCCCAAACAGGCACGCCATTTTTTCTATGATCAGCTTTATGGAGAGAGGACCCAAATGGACCTGTCCTGAGATCATTCTTTAATGAAAACACAAGAGAATCCATTTTACACCACTCCCACCCCCTCGGCACCTCAAACGGCACCTCGTTCGGCTCGATCGGCGGCAGTGGCTTCTCCTTCTTGATCTTCCCATCGGCAACGAGACGGGCCTTCTCTGCGGCGATCTTCTTGAGCAGCACCGAGGCAGGCTCATCGCTCGGGTACTGCTTCACGAGCTTGCCCATGACCGCGAGCTGGAGGATCGCCTGGCGCAGCTTGGTAACGCTCTCCGGGGCGTCGTAGAGCAGGTCGAAGCTGTCGCAGACGCGCTGCCAGGCGGCGGCGAACCCGGCCTCGTCCTCGGCGGCGAGGAGCGTGTCGAGGGCGGCGGCGTTCAGTTTCTGCCGCTGGTCCTGCTGGGCGTTGTACTTCGCCTCCAGCTCGTCACAGAGGGACATGAGCTGATCGACCCTGGCGACGATGCGGTGCTGCTCGCCCAAAGAGGGCAGCGGCACCACCTGGCTTTTCACACGGCTCGTTGCGAGTTCAACCTGGTTGGTCGTGCCCGGCGCGTCGCCCTCGATGTAGAGCTGAATGAATGGACTCGCAACCCAGGACAGAACAAACCTCGGGAGAACTACGACGACGCGAACGACCGTGACGTGGGAATCCGTCACAGCCAGTGGGTATCGACTGTCGGGCTTGTAGATGCTCATCCTCCCGATGGTGCCCGTGCCCGTTGAATTCCAGAGGAGATCGCCCTCGCAGAGGAATCGCTCTTCCCCGTATGCCTCAATACTCTCGGGTTCGATGAAGCGTGCCCGGCGCAAGTCGAACCCGCTCCACTGGATGCATTTCTGAGAGACGACAGGGATCTTTTCGATGTCCGAGTACGTCGGTCCCTTGCCCCTCTGAATGTACGACGAAACCTCGTCGAGCCGCACCCACTCCCACCCCTCCGGCACCTCGAACGGCACCTCCTCCGGCTCGATCGGCGGCAGCGTCTTCTCCTTCTTGATCTTGCCCTCGGCGACGAGGCGCTTCTTCTCCTCCGCAATCTTCTTCAGCAGCACCGACGCGGGCTCGTCGCTGGGGTCCTGCGGGACGAGCTTGCCCTGCACGGCGAGCTGGAGGATCAACTCGCGCAGCTTCTTCACGCCGTTCGGTGCCACGGCGAAGACGTCGAAGCTGTCGAACAGCGCGTTCAATCCTCGCCCCCTGGAAAGAGATCCTCTCCTCCGCTCCGTCGAGCCTCACCCCCTCGCTCCCCCTCTCCAGTAAATGGCGAGGGGGATGAAGAAGGTGTTCCAAGCTGCTCCCCTCTCCGCTTGCCGGAGAGGGGCCGGGGGTGAGGCTCCGCTTGCCGGAGAAGGGCCGGGGATGAGGCTCCCAGCGCGGCCATCAGCTCCGCCTTGAGCCTATCGCGCACCTCCGCCACCTCGGTCAGGGTCTTACGGTACGCGGCGAGGAGTTTTTCGGGATCGCCGTTCTCGGCCTCGGCGGCGTTGGGATTCTTGAGGTCGAGGTTGTAGCCGCTCGCGGCGATCTTCTCGACCGGCACGCACCAGGCGCGCTCGCTCTCTACGCGATCGTTCCACCACGCCTTCTCGACCTCGAACTCCTCGATCCGGATCGGCTTGGTCTTCGAGTAGCTCTTGTACCCCTCGGGGTACGGGTGCTCGTAGTACCAGACCTCCTTGGTCGGCTCGCCCTTGGTGAAGAACAGGAGGTTCGTCTTGATGCCCGTGTACGGGGCGAAGACGCCGTTGGGCAGCCGCACGATCGTATGCAGGTTGCACTCGGTGAGGAGCTTCTCCTTGATGCGGGTCTTCACGCCCTCGCCGAACAGCGTGCCGTCCGGCAGCACGATCGCTCCCCGGCCGCCGTCCTTGAGGAGGTGCATGATCAGCACCAGGAACAGGTCGGCGGTCTCCCGCGTGCGGAAGTTGGCCGGGAAGTTCGACTCGACGCCGTCCTCTTCCATGCCGCCGAACGGTGGATTCGTGACGACCACGTCCACCCGGTCCCTGGCCGAGTAGTCGCGCAGCGGCCGGGTCAGCGTGTTGTCGTGGCGGATGCTCACCGGCACGTCCACGCCGTGCAGCAGCATGTTCGTGACGCACAGGAGGTGTGGCATCGGCTTCTTCTCTACCCCGTGGATCGACGCCTGGAGCCGCTCCCGGTCCTTGGCGGTCTTCACGTACCGGGCCCGCACGTGCTCCAGGGCGCACACGAGGAAGCCGCCCGTGCCGCACGCCGGGTCGAGCAGCTTCTCGCCGAGCTTGGGGTCGGTCATCTCGACCATGAACTGGGTCACGGCGCGCGGGGTGTAGTACTCGCCCGCGTTCCCGGCGCTCTGGAGGTCCTTCAGGATCTTCTCGTAGATGTCGCCGAACAGGTGCCGGTCCTCGGTGGCGTTGAAGTCGATCTCCGCGAGCTTGTTGATCACCTGCCGCATCAG includes:
- a CDS encoding type I restriction-modification system subunit M, giving the protein MSISTVIKTIQDIMRKDVGVDGDAQRISQIGWMLFLKIFDDREDEYAITEKGYASPLPKKLRWRNWAADPEGMTGDALLDFVNDELFRKLKALPGDLDTNPRGLVIRQVFEDAYNYMKSGTLMRQVINKLAEIDFNATEDRHLFGDIYEKILKDLQSAGNAGEYYTPRAVTQFMVEMTDPKLGEKLLDPACGTGGFLVCALEHVRARYVKTAKDRERLQASIHGVEKKPMPHLLCVTNMLLHGVDVPVSIRHDNTLTRPLRDYSARDRVDVVVTNPPFGGMEEDGVESNFPANFRTRETADLFLVLIMHLLKDGGRGAIVLPDGTLFGEGVKTRIKEKLLTECNLHTIVRLPNGVFAPYTGIKTNLLFFTKGEPTKEVWYYEHPYPEGYKSYSKTKPIRIEEFEVEKAWWNDRVESERAWCVPVEKIAASGYNLDLKNPNAAEAENGDPEKLLAAYRKTLTEVAEVRDRLKAELMAALGASSPALLRQAEPHPRPLSGKRRGEQLGTPSSSPSPFTGEGERGGEARRSGGEDLFPGGED
- a CDS encoding restriction endonuclease subunit S → MNALFDSFDVFAVAPNGVKKLRELILQLAVQGKLVPQDPSDEPASVLLKKIAEEKKRLVAEGKIKKEKTLPPIEPEEVPFEVPEGWEWVRLDEVSSYIQRGKGPTYSDIEKIPVVSQKCIQWSGFDLRRARFIEPESIEAYGEERFLCEGDLLWNSTGTGTIGRMSIYKPDSRYPLAVTDSHVTVVRVVVVLPRFVLSWVASPFIQLYIEGDAPGTTNQVELATSRVKSQVVPLPSLGEQHRIVARVDQLMSLCDELEAKYNAQQDQRQKLNAAALDTLLAAEDEAGFAAAWQRVCDSFDLLYDAPESVTKLRQAILQLAVMGKLVKQYPSDEPASVLLKKIAAEKARLVADGKIKKEKPLPPIEPNEVPFEVPRGWEWCKMDSLVFSLKNDLRTGPFGSSLHKADHRKNGVPVWGIETISKRGSFTGKNKIFVDSSKAIELSSFSVKAGDIIVSRSGTVGELCRLPDDIPDGLLSTNLMKVSLNRALISPDFFCLLFKGTKSIDAQLAKLCFGSTRLFLTQSILGKLLFPLPPFAEQQRIVARVDQLMSVCYELEAKLTAARERAERLLVLLRPERDRAGVLGLPEVSV